CGGCAATCGCGAAGCCGACTGCGCCGACGGCGATCACAACCGCGACGGCGAGCGAAAGCGTCAGCGCGAGGTCGGTGACGCCGCTGGGTCGGAGCGCAGCCGTTCTCCGTCGCAACCACTCCCGGTACGGCACGCGAAGCCTGTCAGCGGGCGGAACCGCCCGTCGACGACGAACGGCGACGGCGGTTATCGCCACGGTGACGAGCGACACCGCGATCAGCGTCGGTCCGAGCCGAATTCCCCAGGGCGTCACGTTCATCGCCAGTCCGACCGTCGATACCACGATCACGCTCGCGACGACCGAGAGCGAGAGGCGGTCGACTCCGTCGACGACTCGCTCGCGGTTCGGAAACAGCGCGGCGACGACGACGTAGCCGGGGACGAATAGAACGAACGCGAGTCCGACGGGGACGCGAACGGGCGTTTCGCGGATCGCCGGTACGAACACCGCGACGTTGACGAGTCCGGTTACCAGTACCGCGGCGGCGAGATCCGCCGGCAGCCCTCGAATCGATTCGGACGGTTCGTATGACCCCATCGACCCTGTGCTTCCACGTTCGACGAATAAAACCCGTTAGTCGTCGCTCCGAACGGTCACCGGCGGGTGAACGAGCCGAACGTCGGGGACGCGACGCGTACGCGGCTCGAGCCGCTGATCGATCGAGCCGCGCTGCCGATATTCCCTCCCGTCGAGAAATATCGGGTTACGCCGATCGTCGCGCGGAAATCCGGCGTTATCCCCCCACAGTTTCAAACGCCCGTTCGATGTACTCTCGGCGGATGTCTCGCGTGTCGCACGTTTCGATGCTCGCTCGGTTCTTCCGCCTCTCGCGGAGTGCCGCCACCGAAAGCCGTATGAAGAGGTGCCTATGACGACCGATCTCGACGACGACGGCGCCCCGACGATTCGCAAGGGACCGACGGACGACCTCGTCTCGAGCGACGACGGACTCGAGGCGCACCTCGGTCGGGACTCCAGGTACGAGCGCGACGACACCGTCGCTCGATCGAACCGGAACCGAAACACGGCGCTGGGATTCGCGCTGGTCGGCGCGATCAGCTTCGTCGCCGGCCTCGCCGTCCCCGACGGGCGGCAGGTCCTGTTCGCGCTCGCGGGGATCGGCGGCTTCGCCGCGGTCCTCACGCACTCACTGGCGCCCGGACGGGTCATCGAGGTCCGAGACGCGGCCCGAGTGTACGAGACCTGTGCGGGTAATATCACCCGAACTGCGGCCGAAATCGGAAGAACGGACGACCGGCGTTACGTCCCGGACGCCGGCGACGGCACCGTTACGATTCGGCTGTTCGTCCCTACCGCTTCCGGAGGCGACGGATCCGGCGCGACCGGTAGCGCGCTCGAGGACGGTTCGGGTCGGGAGGGACTGTTCCTCGAGCCGACCGGCGCGTCGTTCGTCGGCGAACTCGAACAGACGCTCGGCGGCGAACTCGCGGACCGTCCCGAGCCGCTGGTCGAACAGTTGACCGCCGCGCTCGCAGAGCGGTTCGAACTCGTCGGTCGCGTCGAGTCGCTCGTCGACCTCGAGGCCGGACGCGTCGACATCGCGGTCTCGGACGGCGCGTTCGGCCCCGTCGACCAGTTCGACCATCCCGTCGCCTCGACGCTTGCGGTCGGTCTCGCGACCGGCCTCGAGCGACCGGTCGACGTCGCGGTCACCCCGGAGACGGATCGCGGGGAGTGGCTCGTGAGCTGTCGGTGGGAACGCGAAGAGAGCGCCAGCGACGCCGGCGACAGGAGTCGTCGCGACTGAGCGCATGATTCTACCCGTCGCGAAGCGGTTCGTCGCCGGCGAGACGGAAGCCGAGGCGCTCGAGCACGTCCGCCGGCTGAACGAGCGCGGCATCTGCGGGATGGTCAACAGGCTGGGCACGCACCACGACAACCGACGGCGAGTGCGCGCCGACGCGACGGCGTACCGAGAACTGGTCGCGGACATCGGCGACACCGGCCTCGACGGCGAGGTGTCCGT
This DNA window, taken from Natronococcus sp. CG52, encodes the following:
- a CDS encoding DUF1616 domain-containing protein → MGSYEPSESIRGLPADLAAAVLVTGLVNVAVFVPAIRETPVRVPVGLAFVLFVPGYVVVAALFPNRERVVDGVDRLSLSVVASVIVVSTVGLAMNVTPWGIRLGPTLIAVSLVTVAITAVAVRRRRAVPPADRLRVPYREWLRRRTAALRPSGVTDLALTLSLAVAVVIAVGAVGFAIADHHAGYGPELNEEDGFSAISLLDSDGDLLTDESETPVLEPGTTESVLVGIDNHESEPRSYTVVALEQELDDGTVADQRELDRFDVAVDDGETETYEQDLEPTTDADARFVWLLYPDEVPAEPSADSAEAHVSLAVSGEETDA